The following is a genomic window from Rutidosis leptorrhynchoides isolate AG116_Rl617_1_P2 chromosome 8, CSIRO_AGI_Rlap_v1, whole genome shotgun sequence.
CTTACAAGATTGAACGATCTCCTCTTTTGGACGACGTCATATATGACGAGTGTTTTATGTATATTTTAACACGGTCTAGCTTTCATATATGATTAATAAACTATGGGTTAGCATATATGTTATGTTTTTTATGCGATATGTGTTAAGATAATTAAGATGTTTAGATAGATAGCcgaattattacctcatattcgctATGCAGCTTGAGTTTTTTAACCAAATACTTGATTAAAATTCGTACTGTCGTCCTTCCGTCCCTGTATGTTAATAAAATTCACTTTAATCAATATATTAACAAAACCACCCAGGCCAGTTTATATAAATTGTGATCAATATGTGTTTTGGACTAGATTTAATTTGGTAAATAAAATGCATGTTATTACTTACTTGATTCTAAGGTAGCTCTTCGGTACTTGAGGCAAATACGGTTCTCTTATTCTGCAATAATATTAAGTATCACACATAACTAAAAATCAGCAAAACATTATATCCATAATTGTGAAGAACTATAACGTGTACTCCTATATAACATGCACtcctatatattatacatatacatatatatgtattagaCTTGGTATATAACTAGTACTCCATATAATTTAAACTCTTTAGCTATTAGACTTGGTATATAATTAGCACTATAGTTTAGCTAATAtacgattttttttttatttttatttttttgctcACAAGGACAAGTTAATTAATTAATAGATTTGTAGATAGGTTACATGTAAATATAGGGTTCTAATGACTTACTGGTTTTGAGATGCTTGAAGAACAAACCAAACACCGGATCTAGGTCTTCGTGGTGGATCCACCACTCTAAAATCCATACGGATTGGTGGTACGTAGTCGTGAAAATAAAGGGATCGGCCTGGAGCTAAAGGCAAATGTTCTAAAGAAGGCGAAAACGTTGAAGGTGAAGAAAGCGTTGTTAGTGGGTAAGGTCTAAATGGCATATAATTATTTTCGTATTGTTGATGATAAGTAAAAGCTAATGAAGGCACTGAATCAATACGCGGTTGCAAAAAGAATCCAGACGCTTCAAAATTTGGAACTTGAAGATTAGACTGTTGTTGACTAGGCGTTGTTAAAGTTAACGACCAAGTCTCTGattcaccaccaccatcaccaccgccGCCAGTACTACTAGAACTGGCACTACAACCAGTAGTTGTTAATAGATCAAACTCGATCCGTCTTGGAACCAATGATAGGTCATGGTTAGATGAGGGTCTATTGGAGTGTATAGCATGATCACTTCCTAATCTCAATTGAAGCCACCCTCTATCATTGTTATCATCGTCGTCGTTTTTGTTAATTGTTTCTTGATGAATAATTATATCTTTAACGCTAGATGTCGCCGTTACATCTTGTTGATCgatattactattactaatttCAGTTCTAGATTCATCATCAGCCATGATATCCGATCCACCAACTATTTCTTCGCTAATTAAGTTGTTGATCAAACAGTCATAATAACCGCAAGATGAAGATGCACCATAACCACCTAAACTATTATTCTTGAAGAGATTTTGTTGATGATGAGTAGGAAACATGATCATA
Proteins encoded in this region:
- the LOC139862907 gene encoding uncharacterized protein, coding for MIMFPTHHQQNLFKNNSLGGYGASSSCGYYDCLINNLISEEIVGGSDIMADDESRTEISNSNIDQQDVTATSSVKDIIIHQETINKNDDDDNNDRGWLQLRLGSDHAIHSNRPSSNHDLSLVPRRIEFDLLTTTGCSASSSSTGGGGDGGGESETWSLTLTTPSQQQSNLQVPNFEASGFFLQPRIDSVPSLAFTYHQQYENNYMPFRPYPLTTLSSPSTFSPSLEHLPLAPGRSLYFHDYVPPIRMDFRVVDPPRRPRSGVWFVLQASQNQIREPYLPQVPKSYLRIKDGRTTVRILIKYLVKKLKLHSEYEIEITCKGQQLLPFLTLQHVRDHIWNRTRNDIVFPHCSATVDHLMVLNYGRIA